A region of Vigna radiata var. radiata cultivar VC1973A chromosome 10, Vradiata_ver6, whole genome shotgun sequence DNA encodes the following proteins:
- the LOC111242677 gene encoding putative B3 domain-containing protein At5g66980, with translation MENPGLSCGDKTPQEFFKVFLTRRGSTQLQIPRSFTKFFTGIPPCKVVLVEQDGKHWDVKVEIIEGGLVFKSGWQEFAKEKKLEDCDFLVFEYDGKTTFNVKIFGKTGCRKVAAPPKVVPIVNLEEDSDEHSNEIQNNGVRKRPLPSSKTNVKSEGACPFKGAQHRSKRIKEGKDKMNDEKPGLTKHVPLENGHFQICFDSEYKLKRVEFPRKMLKMNIKLLRSITLRDENGKSWPVTVNFTLDYHRRYLGSGWMAFRESKNIQLGSRCDFQFVVDKANVARELLVRVLSKIKNK, from the exons ATGGAGAATCCGGGACTATCTTGTGGCGATAAAACTCCACAGgaatttttcaaagtttttcttACACGCAGAGGTTCTACCCAGTTG caAATACCAAGATCTTTCACTAAGTTTTTCACTGGAATCCCACCATGTAAGGTCGTTCTTGTAGAACAGGATGGAAAACATTGGGATGTTAAGGTGGAAATAATCGAAGGTGGTTTGGTTTTTAAAAGTGGGTGGCAGGAATTTGCCAAGGAGAAAAAATTGGAAGATTGCGACTTTTTGGTTTTTGAGTATGATGGTAAAACTACTTTTAATGTGAAGATATTTGGGAAAACTGGGTGCAGGAAAGTGGCTGCACCTCCAAAAGTTGTTCCCATTGTGAATTTGGAAGAAGATTCTGATGAACATAGTAATGAAATCCAGAACAATGGTGTACGGAAACGTCCACTCCCAAGTTCCAAAACAAATGTGAAATCAGAAG GTGCATGTCCATTCAAAGGAGCTCAGCACAGATCAAAAAGAATAAAGGaaggaaaagataaaatgaatgaCGAGAAACCTGGGCTTACAAAGCATGTTCCATTGGAGAATGGtcattttcaaatatgttttgattctgaatataaactaaaaagagTG GAATTTCCTAGAAAAATGCTTAAAATGAATATCAAGCTGCTTCGGAGTATAACTCTCAGGGACGAGAATGGCAAGTCATGGCCGGTGACGGTCAATTTCACATTGGATTATCATCGTAGATATTTGGGAAGTGGATGGATGGCTTTCAGGGAGAGTAAAAACATTCAACTAGGGTCTCGATGTGATTTTCAGTTTGTTGTCGACAAAGCAAATGTGGCCAGAGAACTGCTTGTGCGCGTGCTTTCGAAGATAAAGAACAAATAG
- the LOC106776150 gene encoding peptide-N(4)-(N-acetyl-beta-glucosaminyl)asparagine amidase isoform X1: MVARTFQVVHDDSDFDINYDTDDGFEVFQFQLYSLTSVPPHQQKIFGAEQDTPVTTDSDLIAISDKLRLVSVKDTEAEPEPEQRYSDLLKSDEELARLLQAEEEALLLQQYMSSENPREFDSRVRSYISQVRMYEDPTRQEAARKSVPVEELEEKALVSLAKEGNFKPSKIEQDHAFMLQLLFWFKKSFRWVNSPSCHDCGKETVGQGMTSALPSETLYGASRVELYRCTFCSKLTRFPRYNDPMKLVETREGRCGEWANCFTLYCRAFGYDSRLSISRSWTLRIMFGQSASLNSREDVFVCSYRWMHLDPCEGIYDQPLLYEKGWGKKLNYVIAIAKDGVYDVTKRYTRKWHEVLSRRTMLTEPSASSVLRNITEEIRRGLPSELLSIIQARDMEENEELERSLHANDDESLSLPGRRSGNEEWRKSRLEIGSDELSSSACPVRLCVDEHVTRIYSAFHAVLYQFVGEELTKLEAVEVLRITKGILLDLRNSPYKSRRTSIDSVLNKPKFQKLLPSFDDLLGALSLEKKVNTDGTVEIGLVADPVVTSLALPVALDALDDMIYNLDKCENYGKDMFLLPLPKLNRIHSGSVLASSEELPFGIITSAFDGIRVSKWEEPNGARGCWIVYRTFDCKMFELVAYDLMSANDAPERDPMDWILEGSSDKGISWQVLDKQTSQFFEDRFQRKTYKINCASIPCNIFRFRFLAVRDVNSTSRLQIGSIDLYAKST; encoded by the exons ATGGTGGCGCGCACGTTTCAGGTGGTTCACGACGACTCTGACTTTGATATCAATTACGACACAGACGATGGATTCGAA GTTTTTCAGTTCCAGCTTTATTCCCTCACTTCCGTTCCACCTCATCAGCAAAAG ATTTTTGGAGCCGAACAAGATACTCCAGTCACCACTGATTCTGATCTCATCGCCATTTCTGACAAACTCCGACTCGTCTCGGTCAAGGACACCGAAGCGGAACCGGAACCGGAACAAAGATATTCCGATCTGTTGAAATCCGATGAGGAATTGGCCCGACTCTTGCAG GCAGAGGAGGAAGCGCTTTTGTTGCAGCAATATATGTCTAGCGAAAATCCTCGAGAGTTTGATAGTAGAGTGCGGTCCTACATTAGTCAAGTTCGAATG TATGAGGATCCAACGCGCCAGGAGGCTGCTCGGAAGTCTGTTCCTGTAGAAGAGCTTGAGGAGAAAGCTTTGGTCTCTTTGGCTAAG GAGGGGAACTTCAAGCCATCGAAAATAGAACAAGATCATGCTTTCATGCTGCAGCTGCTTTTCTGGTTCAAAAAATCCTTCAG ATGGGTGAATTCACCATCGTGTCACGATTGTGGTAAAGAAACTGTAGGCCAGGGCATGACTTCTGCACTTCCTTCTGAGACACTTTATGGAGCTTCTAGGGTTGAACTCTATCG TTGTACCTTTTGCTCCAAACTTACTCGCTTCCCTCGGTACAATGATCCAATGAAG CTTGTGGAAACAAGAGAGGGCCGCTGTGGGGAATGGGCCAATTGCTTTACTCTCTATTGTCGGGCTTTTGGCTATGATTCACGTCTG TCCATCTCCAGATCTTGGACTTTACGGATCATGTTTGGACAGAGTGCTTCTCTCAATTCTCGGGAAG ATGTGTTTGTATGTTCTTACAGATGGATGCATCTTGACCCATGTGAAGGAATCTATGACCAGccattattatatgaaaaagg GTGGGggaaaaagttaaattatgtAATAGCCATAGCAAAAGATGGGGTTTATGATGTCACCAAACGATATACAAGGAAGTGGCATGAG gTTCTGTCTCGCCGTACTATGCTTACAGAGCCTTCTGCATCATCTGTATTACGTAATATAACAGAAGAAATTCGAAGAGGCCTTCCATCTGAACTACTTTCAATTATTCAAGCTCGTGatatggaagaaaatgaagaacttGAGAGGAGTTTACATGCTAATGATGATGAGTCATTATCATTACCAGGAAGACGAAGTGGGAATGAAGAATGGCGCAAATCCAGATTAGAGATTGGTTCTGATGAGCTAAGTTCTTCTGCTTGCCCAGTTCGTTTGTGCGTAGATGAACATGTGACAAGGATTTACAGTGCATTTCATGCTGTCCTTTATCAATTCGTTGGGGAAGAACTAACAAAGTTAGAAGCTGTTGAAGTACTCAGGATTACTAAAGGAATTCTTTTGGATCTTCGCAATTCCCCTTATAAAAGTAGAAGGACCTCCATTGATTCAGTTctaaataaaccaaaatttcaaaaactgtTGCCATCTTTTGATGACTTACTTGGTGCACTTTCACTAGAGAAAAAAGTGAATACAGATGGGACAGTTGAAATTGGTTTGGTCGCTGACCCTGTTGTTACTTCTTTAGCATTGCCTGTTGCTCTAGATGCTCTGGATGACATGATTTACAATCTTGACAAGTGTGAAAACTATGGCAAAGATATGTTTCTGCTGCCACTTCCAAAGTTAAATAGAATACATTCGGGTTCAGTGTTGGCAAGTTCGGAGGAGTTGCCTTTTGGGATT ATAACATCAGCATTTGATGGAATTCGAGTATCTAAATGGGAAGAACCAAATGGAGCAAGAG GTTGTTGGATCGTGTACAGAACATTTGATTGCAAGATGTTTGAGCTTGTAGCGTATGATTTGATGTCAGCGAATGATGCACCAGAAAGGGATCCAATGGACTG GATTCTTGAAGGTAGCAGTGATAAGGGGATCAGTTGGCAAGTTTTGGACAAGCAAACCTCTCAGTTCTTTGAAGACCGTTTTCAGCGTAAAACATACAAAATCAATTGCGCAAGCATTCCGTGTAATATATTCAG GTTTAGGTTTCTGGCAGTCAGAGATGTTAATTCTACTTCCCGGCTGCAAATCGGTAGCATTGACCTCTATGCGAAATCTACATGA
- the LOC106776150 gene encoding peptide-N(4)-(N-acetyl-beta-glucosaminyl)asparagine amidase isoform X2, giving the protein MVARTFQVVHDDSDFDINYDTDDGFEVFQFQLYSLTSVPPHQQKIFGAEQDTPVTTDSDLIAISDKLRLVSVKDTEAEPEPEQRYSDLLKSDEELARLLQAEEEALLLQQYMSSENPREFDSRVRSYISQVRMYEDPTRQEAARKSVPVEELEEKALVSLAKEGNFKPSKIEQDHAFMLQLLFWFKKSFRWVNSPSCHDCGKETVGQGMTSALPSETLYGASRVELYRCTFCSKLTRFPRYNDPMKLVETREGRCGEWANCFTLYCRAFGYDSRLILDFTDHVWTECFSQFSGRWMHLDPCEGIYDQPLLYEKGWGKKLNYVIAIAKDGVYDVTKRYTRKWHEVLSRRTMLTEPSASSVLRNITEEIRRGLPSELLSIIQARDMEENEELERSLHANDDESLSLPGRRSGNEEWRKSRLEIGSDELSSSACPVRLCVDEHVTRIYSAFHAVLYQFVGEELTKLEAVEVLRITKGILLDLRNSPYKSRRTSIDSVLNKPKFQKLLPSFDDLLGALSLEKKVNTDGTVEIGLVADPVVTSLALPVALDALDDMIYNLDKCENYGKDMFLLPLPKLNRIHSGSVLASSEELPFGIITSAFDGIRVSKWEEPNGARGCWIVYRTFDCKMFELVAYDLMSANDAPERDPMDWILEGSSDKGISWQVLDKQTSQFFEDRFQRKTYKINCASIPCNIFRFRFLAVRDVNSTSRLQIGSIDLYAKST; this is encoded by the exons ATGGTGGCGCGCACGTTTCAGGTGGTTCACGACGACTCTGACTTTGATATCAATTACGACACAGACGATGGATTCGAA GTTTTTCAGTTCCAGCTTTATTCCCTCACTTCCGTTCCACCTCATCAGCAAAAG ATTTTTGGAGCCGAACAAGATACTCCAGTCACCACTGATTCTGATCTCATCGCCATTTCTGACAAACTCCGACTCGTCTCGGTCAAGGACACCGAAGCGGAACCGGAACCGGAACAAAGATATTCCGATCTGTTGAAATCCGATGAGGAATTGGCCCGACTCTTGCAG GCAGAGGAGGAAGCGCTTTTGTTGCAGCAATATATGTCTAGCGAAAATCCTCGAGAGTTTGATAGTAGAGTGCGGTCCTACATTAGTCAAGTTCGAATG TATGAGGATCCAACGCGCCAGGAGGCTGCTCGGAAGTCTGTTCCTGTAGAAGAGCTTGAGGAGAAAGCTTTGGTCTCTTTGGCTAAG GAGGGGAACTTCAAGCCATCGAAAATAGAACAAGATCATGCTTTCATGCTGCAGCTGCTTTTCTGGTTCAAAAAATCCTTCAG ATGGGTGAATTCACCATCGTGTCACGATTGTGGTAAAGAAACTGTAGGCCAGGGCATGACTTCTGCACTTCCTTCTGAGACACTTTATGGAGCTTCTAGGGTTGAACTCTATCG TTGTACCTTTTGCTCCAAACTTACTCGCTTCCCTCGGTACAATGATCCAATGAAG CTTGTGGAAACAAGAGAGGGCCGCTGTGGGGAATGGGCCAATTGCTTTACTCTCTATTGTCGGGCTTTTGGCTATGATTCACGTCTG ATCTTGGACTTTACGGATCATGTTTGGACAGAGTGCTTCTCTCAATTCTCGGGAAG ATGGATGCATCTTGACCCATGTGAAGGAATCTATGACCAGccattattatatgaaaaagg GTGGGggaaaaagttaaattatgtAATAGCCATAGCAAAAGATGGGGTTTATGATGTCACCAAACGATATACAAGGAAGTGGCATGAG gTTCTGTCTCGCCGTACTATGCTTACAGAGCCTTCTGCATCATCTGTATTACGTAATATAACAGAAGAAATTCGAAGAGGCCTTCCATCTGAACTACTTTCAATTATTCAAGCTCGTGatatggaagaaaatgaagaacttGAGAGGAGTTTACATGCTAATGATGATGAGTCATTATCATTACCAGGAAGACGAAGTGGGAATGAAGAATGGCGCAAATCCAGATTAGAGATTGGTTCTGATGAGCTAAGTTCTTCTGCTTGCCCAGTTCGTTTGTGCGTAGATGAACATGTGACAAGGATTTACAGTGCATTTCATGCTGTCCTTTATCAATTCGTTGGGGAAGAACTAACAAAGTTAGAAGCTGTTGAAGTACTCAGGATTACTAAAGGAATTCTTTTGGATCTTCGCAATTCCCCTTATAAAAGTAGAAGGACCTCCATTGATTCAGTTctaaataaaccaaaatttcaaaaactgtTGCCATCTTTTGATGACTTACTTGGTGCACTTTCACTAGAGAAAAAAGTGAATACAGATGGGACAGTTGAAATTGGTTTGGTCGCTGACCCTGTTGTTACTTCTTTAGCATTGCCTGTTGCTCTAGATGCTCTGGATGACATGATTTACAATCTTGACAAGTGTGAAAACTATGGCAAAGATATGTTTCTGCTGCCACTTCCAAAGTTAAATAGAATACATTCGGGTTCAGTGTTGGCAAGTTCGGAGGAGTTGCCTTTTGGGATT ATAACATCAGCATTTGATGGAATTCGAGTATCTAAATGGGAAGAACCAAATGGAGCAAGAG GTTGTTGGATCGTGTACAGAACATTTGATTGCAAGATGTTTGAGCTTGTAGCGTATGATTTGATGTCAGCGAATGATGCACCAGAAAGGGATCCAATGGACTG GATTCTTGAAGGTAGCAGTGATAAGGGGATCAGTTGGCAAGTTTTGGACAAGCAAACCTCTCAGTTCTTTGAAGACCGTTTTCAGCGTAAAACATACAAAATCAATTGCGCAAGCATTCCGTGTAATATATTCAG GTTTAGGTTTCTGGCAGTCAGAGATGTTAATTCTACTTCCCGGCTGCAAATCGGTAGCATTGACCTCTATGCGAAATCTACATGA